A window of the Synechococcus sp. JA-3-3Ab genome harbors these coding sequences:
- a CDS encoding efflux RND transporter permease subunit, whose protein sequence is MFVDFFIRRPVFASVCSIIIVLVGAVSIPLLPVDYYPQVAPPAVRVTAVYPGADAETVETAVTNVLEQEINGVEGIRYISSVSSSNGTSQITVTFSPDRDLDTAAVDVQNRVARVQARLPAEVIQNGLSVEKAGDSAFVQVVALRSEAGEYDELFVSNYAELFVRDALRRIRGVSDVIVFGERTYAMRIWLDPTRLAGYGLTALDVVNAVRQQNIQVPAGQIGSQPSPPDQEVQISVQATGRLSQPEEFAQIVLKASPDGSLVRIADVGRVELGAQSYDTFFRIGGQEAVGIAITKQPDANALEVSRQVRQTLAELSRSFPPGLIYEIAFDATLFITESVQEVIFTLLQAIVLVVLVLFIFLQDWRITLIPTVTIPVALLGTFAFVRLFGFSINTLTMFGLTLATGLVVDDTIVVVENISRYIRDRGMRPLQGASAGMNEVLGAVIATTLVLLGLFVPIAFFPGTSGRIYRQFAVTIAVSVSLSTFNAITLAPALSALLIRPRSEQMFWLLRWFDRAVEGIRAAYRRFLELVVKLRLLVVAGFVACLGLTYWLFQVVPTGFVPDEDQGFFITIIQGPPGVSLNYTDRVIRQASAILDGIPEIENQVIVGGFSFTGPSPGNGLIFATLKPWDERRRPEQSAQAIVNRLFGPFLGGISRSLVIPILPPAIPDLGVTGGFTFQLQDRGVNDFNLLQQTANTLFFVGNAPPPPGQPPLGVRINPPTFNANSPRLQVKVDRDMAQVLGIPLAEVFGTLQTLLGGTYVNDFDLFNRNYRVYVQADQAFRGSPERIGQFYVRSGQGQLLPLSTLVQVEETTGPAIINHFNLFRSAEIQGSPLPGFSSGQAIRAMESLAARLLPQGFGFEWSGLSLEEIESGGQAPLIFALGSVFVFLVLAAQFESYVDPLIILLAVPLAVLGALSAQLLRGLANDIFCQVGLVMLIGLASKNSILIVEFANQLVAQGIPLVKAAIQAAETRFRAILMTALSTILGIFPLAVASGAGAASRQSVGTAVIGGMFVSTLLSLLVVPVLYVVIKRIQARVLGSESRGDLAHLPPPEDPKGLLPEEST, encoded by the coding sequence CGGTGAGGGTGACCGCCGTTTACCCTGGAGCCGATGCCGAGACGGTGGAGACGGCGGTAACCAATGTGCTGGAGCAGGAGATCAACGGCGTCGAGGGCATCCGCTACATCTCTTCGGTGAGCAGCAGCAACGGCACCAGCCAGATCACCGTCACTTTCAGCCCGGATCGGGATCTGGACACGGCGGCTGTGGATGTGCAAAACCGGGTGGCACGGGTGCAGGCGCGGCTGCCGGCAGAGGTGATCCAAAACGGCCTTAGTGTAGAAAAGGCCGGCGATAGCGCTTTTGTGCAGGTGGTGGCGCTGCGCTCAGAGGCAGGGGAATACGACGAGCTGTTTGTGAGCAACTACGCCGAGCTGTTCGTGCGCGATGCCCTGCGGCGCATTCGCGGCGTCAGCGATGTCATCGTCTTCGGGGAGCGCACCTATGCCATGCGCATCTGGCTGGATCCGACGCGGCTGGCCGGCTATGGGCTGACGGCGCTGGATGTGGTGAACGCCGTGCGCCAGCAAAACATCCAGGTGCCTGCCGGACAGATCGGCAGCCAGCCCAGCCCCCCGGATCAGGAGGTTCAGATCAGCGTCCAGGCTACGGGGCGGCTGTCGCAGCCGGAGGAGTTTGCCCAAATTGTGCTCAAAGCCAGCCCCGACGGCAGCTTGGTGCGCATTGCCGACGTGGGTCGGGTGGAGCTGGGGGCCCAAAGTTACGATACGTTCTTCCGCATCGGCGGCCAGGAGGCGGTGGGGATCGCCATCACCAAGCAGCCGGATGCCAACGCCTTGGAGGTGTCGCGGCAGGTGCGGCAGACGTTGGCGGAGCTCTCCCGTAGCTTCCCGCCCGGCTTGATCTACGAGATCGCCTTCGACGCCACGCTGTTTATTACGGAGTCGGTGCAGGAGGTGATCTTCACCCTGCTGCAGGCTATTGTCCTGGTGGTGCTGGTGCTGTTTATCTTTTTGCAGGATTGGCGCATCACTCTCATCCCCACTGTCACGATCCCGGTGGCGCTGCTGGGGACGTTTGCGTTTGTGCGCCTGTTCGGCTTTTCCATCAACACCCTGACCATGTTCGGCCTCACCTTGGCCACCGGCCTGGTGGTGGACGACACCATCGTGGTGGTGGAGAACATCTCCCGCTACATCCGCGACCGCGGCATGCGGCCTCTGCAGGGGGCCTCGGCGGGGATGAACGAGGTCCTGGGGGCGGTGATCGCCACGACGCTGGTGCTGTTGGGCCTGTTTGTGCCAATCGCGTTCTTTCCCGGCACCAGTGGCCGCATCTACCGGCAGTTTGCCGTCACCATTGCCGTATCGGTTTCGCTGTCTACCTTCAATGCCATTACCCTGGCTCCGGCGTTGTCGGCGCTGCTGATCCGCCCCCGTTCGGAGCAGATGTTTTGGCTGTTGCGCTGGTTTGACCGGGCCGTGGAAGGGATCCGCGCCGCCTATCGTCGGTTCCTGGAGCTGGTGGTGAAGCTGCGGCTGCTGGTGGTGGCGGGGTTTGTCGCCTGTCTGGGCCTCACCTACTGGCTGTTCCAGGTCGTGCCGACCGGGTTTGTGCCGGATGAGGATCAGGGCTTTTTCATCACCATCATCCAGGGGCCGCCGGGGGTTTCTCTCAATTACACCGACCGGGTCATCCGGCAGGCCAGCGCCATTTTGGACGGGATCCCGGAAATCGAAAACCAGGTGATCGTGGGGGGGTTCAGCTTTACCGGGCCCTCGCCGGGGAACGGGTTAATCTTCGCCACCCTCAAGCCCTGGGACGAGCGGCGGCGACCGGAACAATCGGCGCAGGCGATTGTCAACCGGCTGTTCGGGCCCTTTTTGGGCGGGATCAGCCGCTCGTTGGTGATCCCGATTTTGCCGCCAGCCATTCCCGATTTGGGGGTTACGGGCGGGTTCACCTTCCAGCTCCAGGATCGGGGGGTGAACGATTTCAACCTGCTGCAGCAGACGGCCAACACGCTTTTCTTCGTGGGCAACGCGCCGCCCCCGCCGGGCCAACCCCCCCTGGGCGTGCGGATTAACCCGCCCACCTTCAACGCCAACTCCCCCCGGTTGCAGGTCAAGGTGGATCGGGACATGGCCCAGGTGCTGGGGATCCCGCTGGCCGAGGTCTTCGGCACGCTGCAGACCCTGTTGGGGGGCACCTATGTCAACGATTTCGACCTGTTCAACCGCAACTACCGGGTCTATGTGCAGGCGGATCAGGCTTTCCGGGGCAGCCCCGAACGTATCGGCCAGTTCTACGTGCGCAGTGGGCAGGGGCAGCTTTTGCCCTTGAGCACCCTGGTTCAGGTGGAGGAGACCACCGGCCCTGCAATCATCAACCACTTCAACCTCTTCCGCTCGGCGGAGATCCAGGGCAGCCCGCTGCCGGGCTTCAGCTCAGGGCAAGCCATTCGGGCTATGGAAAGTCTGGCTGCCCGCTTGCTGCCGCAGGGGTTTGGCTTCGAGTGGTCGGGCCTGTCCTTGGAAGAGATCGAGTCGGGGGGACAGGCGCCGCTGATCTTCGCTTTGGGGTCGGTGTTCGTCTTCCTGGTGCTGGCGGCCCAATTTGAGAGCTATGTGGATCCCTTGATCATTCTGCTGGCGGTGCCGCTGGCGGTTCTGGGGGCGCTCTCGGCCCAACTGCTGCGGGGCCTGGCCAACGACATCTTTTGCCAGGTGGGGCTGGTGATGTTGATCGGTCTGGCCAGCAAGAACTCGATCTTGATCGTGGAGTTTGCCAACCAACTGGTTGCCCAGGGGATCCCGCTGGTCAAGGCCGCGATCCAGGCGGCGGAGACCCGTTTCCGCGCCATCCTCATGACGGCCCTAAGCACGATCCTGGGGATTTTCCCGCTGGCCGTGGCCAGTGGCGCCGGGGCTGCCAGCCGCCAGTCTGTGGGCACGGCTGTTATCGGCGGTATGTTCGTCTCGACCCTGCTCAGCCTGCTGGTGGTGCCGGTGCTCTATGTCGTGATCAAGAGAATCCAGGCGCGAGTTTTGGGGAGCGAATCCCGTGGGGATCTGGCCCATCTGCCGCCGCCGGAGGATCCCAAGGGTCTGTTGCCGGAAGAATCGACTTGA